Sequence from the Saccharopolyspora pogona genome:
GTCCTTCCCTCCCCGACGGCGGGGGCACGACACCGCGACCGTCCAGCCCGGAGAAGCGTTCGGTGTAGTAGTCGGCGATGGCGGCCCGACGTTCCAGGCGCGCCGGGAGTCCCGCGAACCGGTACGTCTGGAAGGCCGCCTGGATCTCGTCGAACCGGCTGTTCGTCCCGACGATTTCGTAGACGAACCGACGCCGGTTCTGCCCGTGGTTGCGCAGCATCCGCACCCTGCGCCCCAGCTCTGGGTCGCGAGTGACGACAGCACCCCCCTCGCCGGGCATGCCGAAGGACTTCACCTGCACGAACGAGAAGACGCCGGCATCACCCCAAAGCCCGGCGGGCGTGCCGTCCAGCACCGCCCCCTGGGCTACCGCGGAGTCCTCGAGAAGCCGCAGCCCGTACTTCGCCGCCAGCTCCACGAAGCGCGGCATGTCCGCCATGATCGAGAACATGTGCGCCGGCATGATCGCCTTGGTCCGGTCGGTGATCCGCCGCTCGACGTCGTCCGGATCGACGACCATGGTGTGCGGGGCGATGTCGGCGAAGACCGGCTTCGCCCCCACCTCGAGCACCGACGACGCCAATGGCGCACAACCGAAGGCCGGCACCACCACCTCGTCCCCGGACCCGATGTCCATCGCGCGCAGCACCAGGCCGAGAGCGCTGGTGCCACTACCGCAGGCGACGACATCGGCTGCGCCGAGCGATTCCCGCAGCAGCTCCTCGAAATCGGCGGTGCGCTCACCGAGGATGAACTTCTGCTCGCGCCCGGTGCCGATCTCCCGGAGCAGCTCGAGCATTGCCTTCCGGTCGTCGGCGAACAGGTCCGTTGGAAAGAACGGGAGTTCCGAACGCATCAGGCGCACCTCCGGAAGCAGAACTCGCGAACAGCGGAGCAGACCCGGTCGAGTTGCCCGTCTTCGAGATCGGGGTACAGCGGTAGCGCCACGGCCCGCTCGCTGGCGGCTTCCGATGTCGGGAAGTCCCCTCGCCGGTGCCCGTGCCCGGCGAAGCAGGGCTGCAGGTGCAGTGGCGTCGGGTAGTACGTCTCGGTGCCGATCCCGCACCGGGCCAGGTGGTCGACCAGCTCGTCGCGATGTTCGACCTCGATCAGGTAAGCGTAGAAGACCGCCACCGACCCCGGTCCCCGTTCGACCACCTGCGGAAGCCGGAGCACGCCGGGTACCCCGCGGAGCCTTTCCCGGTAGCCTTCGGCCAGTTCCGCTCGGCGGGCGATGTCGGCATCCAGACTCGTCATCTTGGCCAGCAGCACGGCCGCCTGGATGTCGTCCATCTTGCTGTTGGTGCCCACCAGACCGGTTTCGGTGGAAATGCCCGGGAAGTTGTCGAGGGTCCGGCCGAATCGGCCGTGGTGCCGCAGCCCGGAGACCAGCTCAGCGATCTGCGGATCGTTCGTGAGCACCGCACCGGCGTCACCCAGCGCACCCAATGTCTTGCTGGGGAAGAACGAAAGCACACCACCGGCACCGTGCAGGCCCGCGTGGATCCCGGCCTGCCGCATCCCGATGCTCTCGGCGCTGTCCTCCAGCAGGGTCAGCCCACGGCGGTCGACGACTTCGCGCAACGCGGGCATATCGGCCATCTGGCAGAACAAGTGCGCCGGCATCACGAAGCGGGTGCGCGGCCCCGCGACCCGGTCGACCTCGGCCGCATCCAGCGCGTAGGTGACCGGATCGATGTCGGCGAACACCGGCCGCCCGCCGGCGAGCAGGACCGACGTCGCGGTGGAGACGAACGAATACGCCGGCACCACGACTTCGTCCCCGGGACGCAACCCAGCCGCGCGCAGCAACAAAATCAGCGCGTCGGTGCCGCTGTTGACCCCTACCGCGAAACGCGCACCGGTGTAGTCGGCGAGCCGGCGCTCCAATTCGCCGACCTGGCGCCCGTGGGAGAACTTCCCGTTGTCGAAGACCTCCTCGACGCGGGCGCTGATGGACGACCAAAGCCGGTCGAACGTTCGGGCTTGCGAGAAGAACGGAACAGAACCGTCGTCGGCGGCTGTTTCATTCGGCGATGTAATTAATCCTTCATCGCTGACGGGATCCGTCCCG
This genomic interval carries:
- a CDS encoding DegT/DnrJ/EryC1/StrS family aminotransferase, yielding MRSELPFFPTDLFADDRKAMLELLREIGTGREQKFILGERTADFEELLRESLGAADVVACGSGTSALGLVLRAMDIGSGDEVVVPAFGCAPLASSVLEVGAKPVFADIAPHTMVVDPDDVERRITDRTKAIMPAHMFSIMADMPRFVELAAKYGLRLLEDSAVAQGAVLDGTPAGLWGDAGVFSFVQVKSFGMPGEGGAVVTRDPELGRRVRMLRNHGQNRRRFVYEIVGTNSRFDEIQAAFQTYRFAGLPARLERRAAIADYYTERFSGLDGRGVVPPPSGREGRCYYVYCVQAEKRDELRDHLAERGIGSHVYYPQPLPLQAGFAPHAPAGGRWPNAEYASRRILALPIYPHLSDSEVTYIADAVCDFADEEGVSR
- a CDS encoding DegT/DnrJ/EryC1/StrS family aminotransferase, with product MVVVSCGTDPVSDEGLITSPNETAADDGSVPFFSQARTFDRLWSSISARVEEVFDNGKFSHGRQVGELERRLADYTGARFAVGVNSGTDALILLLRAAGLRPGDEVVVPAYSFVSTATSVLLAGGRPVFADIDPVTYALDAAEVDRVAGPRTRFVMPAHLFCQMADMPALREVVDRRGLTLLEDSAESIGMRQAGIHAGLHGAGGVLSFFPSKTLGALGDAGAVLTNDPQIAELVSGLRHHGRFGRTLDNFPGISTETGLVGTNSKMDDIQAAVLLAKMTSLDADIARRAELAEGYRERLRGVPGVLRLPQVVERGPGSVAVFYAYLIEVEHRDELVDHLARCGIGTETYYPTPLHLQPCFAGHGHRRGDFPTSEAASERAVALPLYPDLEDGQLDRVCSAVREFCFRRCA